The Salvia splendens isolate huo1 chromosome 21, SspV2, whole genome shotgun sequence genome includes a window with the following:
- the LOC121785340 gene encoding histone H4 codes for MSGRGKGGKGLGKGGAKRHRKVLRDNIQGITKPAIRRLARRGGVKRISGLIYEETRGVLKIFLENVIRDAVTYTEHARRKTVTAMDVVYALKRQGRTLYGFGG; via the coding sequence ATGTCTGGGCGGGGCAAGGGCGGCAAGGGTTTGGGGAAGGGCGGAGCGAAGCGCCACCGCAAGGTCCTCCGCGATAACATCCAGGGCATCACGAAGCCGGCCATCCGCCGTCTCGCTCGCCGTGGCGGCGTCAAGCGTATCAGCGGGTTGATCTACGAGGAGACTCGCGGAGTGCTGAAGATCTTCCTCGAGAACGTCATCCGCGATGCCGTTACCTACACTGAGCACGCTCGCCGCAAGACCGTGACGGCGATGGACGTCGTCTATGCTCTGAAGAGGCAAGGACGCACTCTGTACGGATTTGGCGGTTGA
- the LOC121784518 gene encoding expansin-B3-like, giving the protein MSIPSNFVISCILLAAAACAAAAGNQHWTPATATWYGSPEGDGSDGGACGYGSLVDVKPFRARVGAVSPVLFKGGEGCGACYKVRCLDRSICSRRAVTVIITDECPGGYCSGGRTHFDLSGAAFGRIAVSGNGGKLRNRGEIPVIFRRTPCKYPGKNIAFHVNEGSTNYWLSLLVEFEGGDGDVGSMHIREANSNQWLEMTHIWGATWCIIAGPLQGPFSVKLTTLSSGKSLSARDVIPRNWAPKATYTSRLNFNN; this is encoded by the exons ATGTCGATTCCGTCTAATTTCGTCATTTCCTGCATCCTACTCGCCGCCGCGGCCTGCGCCGCGGCGGCGGGGAACCAGCATTGGactccggcgacggcgacgtGGTACGGGAGCCCCGAGGGCGACGGCAGCGACGGCGGCGCGTGCGGATACGGATCGCTGGTGGACGTGAAGCCGTTCCGCGCGCGGGTGGGGGCGGTGAGCCCCGTGCTCTTCAAGGGCGGCGAGGGCTGCGGCGCCTGCTACAAGGTGCGCTGCCTCGACCGCTCGATCTGCTCGCGCCGCGCCGTCACGGTCATCATCACCGACGAGTGCCCCGGCGGCTACTGCTCCGGCGGCCGCACGCACTTCGACCTCAGCGGCGCCGCCTTTGGCAGGATTGCCGTCTCCGGCAACGGCGGCAAGCTCCGCAACCGCGGCGAGATCCCCGTCATCTTCCGGAG GACTCCGTGCAAGTATCCTGGAAAGAACATTGCGTTTCACGTTAACGAAGGATCGACTAATTATTGGTTGTCGTTGCTAGTCGAGTTCGAGGGAGGGGATGGTGATGTCGGATCCATGCACATTAGGGAG GCTAACTCGAACCAATGGCTTGAGATGACCCACATTTGGGGTGCGACTTGGTGTATCATAGCCGGCCCTCTACAAGGACCGTTCTCTGTCAAGCTCACAACTCTATCTTCAGGAAAATCCTTGTCCGCGAGGGATGTGATCCCTCGGAACTGGGCTCCGAAGGCTACCTACACCTCCCGGCTCAATTTTAACAATTGA
- the LOC121785341 gene encoding uncharacterized protein LOC121785341 translates to MAISATMFGAILGMGTQMYSNALRKLPYMHHPWEHVLGMGLGALFVNQLIKFDAKAQEDLDKLLIKAKQANERRYFDDDEE, encoded by the exons ATGGCAATCAGCGCGACCATGTTCGGGGCCATACTGGGAATGGGGACTCAGATGTACTCTAACGCTCTCCGCAAGCTCCCTTACATGCATC ATCCGTGGGAACATGTGCTGGGGATGGGTTTGGGGGCACTATTTGTTAACCAATTGATCAAGTTCGATGCAAAGGCTCAGGAGGATCTTGACAAATTACTCATCAAGGCCAAACAAGCCAACGAACGTCGCTACTTTG atgatgatgaagaataa
- the LOC121785338 gene encoding protein ACCELERATED CELL DEATH 6-like, with protein sequence MSVPKYPGLLDEEESYETAQTMDPKLYRAIMKDDILEFVRAMECDRQHGPTVSCVQLGPQNKTVLHVATSYGSYEIVKLICKDLPDLVAEKNARGDTALHIAARAGSSQLVTLLVNSDFAEGGLSEKNEEGNTALHEALKYGHEEVARILINRNPVMSYSINKEGKSLLYLAAGAGFLTIVRLLMDNPVGSYSTGAKHKNKSPVFAAILGHNIDVIKLLWEKDPTMFQLRNSKGKSPLHAAVCMGFTEGVKFLLDRQFEFAYQKDKQGFHPIHSAASKGLVDMIQMMLQHRPDTRELLTAHGQNILHVAARSGKYKAVEYMLKRPEMEMLINEKDADGNTPLHLATIHAHPKLVGILVRDRRVIPRLLNNNRQMALDIAEEQIEVGLVSFHKRLTCMALRAVDAPRAHKPTSRSTSFKLGDQLETESWRDKINTILVVATLVATVTFQAGFTVPGGNNSTHYDQDIATMLKKVKFQEFVICNTIAMHTSVIVAVTLLWAQLGDPSSMRLALKSAVLLLGLALAMMSIAFLAAVYLVVSTLCWLAITVLLISSSFVIALIVLFVPLCFLGSSNRHIFRRLSYYPFCLVLYALRD encoded by the exons ATGTCAGTGCCCAAATATCCCGGTTTGCTCGATGAAGAGGAGAGCTATGAGACTGCACAAACCATGGACCCGAAATTATATAGAGCAATAATGAAAGATGACATTCTTGAATTCGTGAGAGCGATGGAATGTGATCGACAACACGGGCCAACGGTTTCTTGCGTGCAGTTAGGCCCACAGAATAAGACAGTGCTGCACGTAGCAACAAGCTATGGGAGCTATGAAATCGTCAAACTAATCTGCAAGGACTTACCTGACTTAGTTGCTGAAAAGAATGCCCGAGGTGACACTGCACTTCATATAGCAGCAAGAGCCGGCAGTTCACAACTGGTGACATTGCTAGTCAATTCGGATTTTGCAGAAGGTGGTTTGAGTGAAAAGAACGAGGAAGGGAACACTGCCCTGCACGAGGCTCTGAAATATGGGCATGAAGAAGTGGCTCGAATTCTGATCAACAGGAACCCAGTGATGTCTTATTCTATTAACAAGGAAGGTAAGTCTTTGCTTTATCTGGCTGCAGGAGCAGGATTTCTCACCATTGTAAGGCTCCTTATGGACAATCCAGTTGGGAGCTACAGCACAGGtgcaaaacataaaaacaaGTCACCTGTTTTTGCTGCGATACTCGGGCACAACATAG atGTCATTAAGTTGTTGTGGGAAAAGGATCCAACAATGTTTCAGCTGAGAAACAGCAAAGGCAAAAGTCCACTTCACGCAGCTGTATGCATGGGATTTACAGAAGGGGTCAAGTTCTTGCTTGATAGACAGTTTGAATTTGCTTACCAGAAAGATAAACAAGGCTTTCATCCCATCCATTCAGCAGCCAGCAAAGGACTTGTAGATATGATCCAAATGATGCTTCAGCATCGGCCAGATACAAGGGAGCTGCTAACTGCACACGGTCAGAACATACTGCACGTAGCTGCTAGAAGTGGAAAATACAAAGCAGTGGAGTATATGCTTAAAAGGCCAGAGATGGAGATGCTTATTAATGAAAAAGATGCTGATGGGAACACACCTTTACACCTTGCAACCATTCATGCGCATCCAAAGCTGGTTGGCATTCTTGTGAGGGACAGAAGAGTGATTCCTAGGTTGTTAAATAACAATCGCCAGATGGCACTTGACATTGCCGAGGAACAAATTGAAGTGGGATTGGTATCATTTCACAAG AGACTTACATGCATGGCCTTAAGAGCAGTTGATGCCCCACGAGCACATAAACCAACTTCTAGAAGCACGAGTTTTAAGCTCGGAGACCAACTGGAGACAGAAAGTTGGAGAGACAAGATAAATACGATTCTGGTGGTTGCCACGCTAGTTGCAACAGTTACATTTCAAGCAGGTTTCACTGTGCCTGGTGGTAATAACAGCACCCATTATGACCAAGATATCGCAACCATGCTCAAAAAGGTAAAGTTTCAGGAGTTTGTGATTTGCAACACCATAGCAATGCATACCTCTGTCATTGTTGCTGTCACTCTACTGTGGGCACAACTGGGAGATCCTAGTTCCATGCGTTTAGCTTTGAAGTCGGCTGTGCTTCTGCTGGGATTAGCTCTTGCCATGATGTCTATAGCATTCTTGGCTGCTGTCTACCTAGTTGTCAGCACACTCTGCTGGCTTGCAATAACCGTCCTCCTCATAAGCTCGAGCTTTGTCATTGCATTGATAGTGCTGTTTGTTCCTCTATGTTTCCTGGGCTCATCAAACCGCCACATATTCCGCCGTCTCTCATACTATCCATTCTGTCTTGTGCTATACGCACTCAGAGACTAG
- the LOC121784517 gene encoding protochlorophyllide reductase-like, translating into MALQAATLFPSTRCISKENKGIAIKETSLFGAALPAGIKAEFSPSLYKELRKKVSNGAIRAQTAATAPAVNQASSEAKKTLRKGCVVITGASSGLGLAAAKSLAETGKWHVIMACRNFLKAEQAAKSLGIAKENYTVMHLDLASLDSVRQFVETFRRSEMPLDALVCNAAVYLPTAKEPTFTAEGFELSVGTNHLGHFLLARLLLDDFKKSDFPQKRLIIVGSITGNTNTLAGNVPPKANLGDLRGLAGGLNGVGSSSMIDGSDFDGAKAYKDSKVCNMLTMQEFHRRYHEETGISFASLYPGCIAETGLFRNHIPLFRILFPPFQKYITKGYVSEKEAGDRLAQVVSDPSLSKSGVYWSWNSTSASFENQLSKEASDAEKARKLWEVSEKLVGLA; encoded by the exons ATGGCTCTTCAAGCAGCTACGTTGTTTCCCTCTACTCGTTGCATTTCGAAAGAG AATAAGGGAATTGCAATTAAAGAGACATCTCTCTTTGGAGCTGCGTTGCCGGCAGGAATTAAAGCTGAATTTAGCCCATCTTTGTACAAG GAGTTGAGGAAAAAGGTATCAAATGGAGCAATCAGGGCACAAACAGCAGCCACAGCTCCTGCCGTGAACCAGGCCTCCTCCGAGGCGAAGAAAACCCTACGCAAGGGCTGCGTCGTCATCACCGGCGCCTCGTCGGGGCTAGGCCTTGCTGCGGCCAAGTCCCTGGCCGAGACCGGGAAATGGCACGTGATCATGGCGTGCCGGAACTTCCTCAAGGCCGAGCAGGCTGCAAAGTCGCTCGGCATTGCCAAGGAGAACTACACCGTCATGCACCTCGACCTCGCCTCCCTCGACAGTGTCCGCCAGTTTGTCGAGACGTTCCGCCGCTCGGAGATGCCTTTGGATGCTCTAGTATGCAATGCTGCGGTTTACCTCCCGACCGCGAAAGAACCGACTTTTACGGCTGAGGGCTTCGAGCTGAGCGTCGGCACCAACCATCTCGGCCATTTTTTGCTCGCCCGCCTCCTCCTCGATGACTTCAAGAAGTCGGACTTCCCGCAGAAGCGCCTCATCATCGTTGGCTCCATTACAG GAAACACCAACACTTTGGCTGGGAATGTGCCTCCGAAGGCGAATCTTGGTGATCTGAGGGGGCTTGCCGGAGGTCTGAACGGCGTTGGAAGCTCCTCCATGATCGATGGTAGTGATTTTGACGGGGCGAAGGCCTACAAAGACAGCAAGGTTTGCAACATGCTGACGATGCAGGAGTTCCACAGGCGCTACCATGAAGAAACCGGCATCAGCTTTGCCTCACTCTACCCTGGCTGCATAGCCGAGACCGGTCTGTTTAGGAACCATATTCCTCTGTTCAGGATTCTgtttccaccatttcagaagTACATCACCAAGGGCTACGTGTCGGAGAAAGAAGCCGGAGACAGGCTTGCACAG GTGGTGAGTGATCCGAGCCTGTCGAAATCGGGGGTGTACTGGAGCTGGAACAGCACCTCAGCCTCGTTCGAGAACCAGCTGTCCAAAGAGGCGAGTGATGCAGAGAAGGCGCGAAAGCTGTGGGAGGTGAGCGAGAAGCTCGTTGGACTGGCTTGA
- the LOC121785339 gene encoding tetraspanin-19-like — MGRMPRSCVQSLLKLVNSLLGMAGIAMTIYSLWMFRVWLHTDESMNFPVPWFIYTILGLGVSLCVITCSGHIAAETANGCCLYIYMAFVFMIFLLEAAVTTDVFLNHDWQEDFPADATGNFDRLKDFIKDNFDICKWIGLSMVAVQGLSMLLAMVLKALGPHSEKYYESDDEYLPDRVPLLKNYVPPQSYGNGSEPAYGVKSDSWIARINSKVKK; from the exons ATGGGTCGAATGCCGCGCAGCTGCGTTCAATCTCTTCTGAAGCTGGTCAATTCGCTCCTCGGAATGGCCGGAATCGCCATGACCATCTACTCGCTCTGGATGTTTAGAGTCTGGCTCCACACCGACGAATCTATGAACTTCCCAGTCCCATG GTTTATATACACTATTTTGGGCCTTGGTGTTAGTTTGTGCGTCATCACATGCTCCGGTCACATTGCTGCGGAAACTGCCAATGGCTGTTGCTTGTACATT TACATGGCTTTTGTATTCATGATTTTTCTGCTGGAAGCTGCAGTTACTACAGATGTGTTCTTAAACCACGACTGGCAAGAG GACTTCCCAGCAGATGCAACTGGAAATTTCGATAGGTTGAAGGACTTCATCAAGGACAATTTTGACATTTGCAAATGGATTGGCTTGTCAATGGTTGCTGTACAG GGACTAAGCATGTTGTTGGCTATGGTACTCAAAGCTTTAGGTCCACATTCTGAGAAATACTATGAAAGTGATGATGAGTATCTACCTGATAGGGTGCCCCTGCTGAAGAATTATGTCCCTCCACAATCATATGGTAATGGTAGTGAACCGGCATACGGTGTGAAAAGTGATTCTTGGATTGCTAGGATCAACAGTAAG gtaaagaaatga